The following proteins come from a genomic window of Miscanthus floridulus cultivar M001 chromosome 2, ASM1932011v1, whole genome shotgun sequence:
- the LOC136538858 gene encoding NDR1/HIN1-like protein 6 produces MADHQRIHPVDLEAGNRPTAPLVPGGSFRSDKGDPARSANHHHQQRRQQQGYVPGGPLPPPPRRVAPPAPPLPPPRKRRGRGCCCRFLCCVVITAVVVAVLAAAAAGALYLALDPKAPRYSVDRLSVSAFQVDPSTLAARARFDVTVTAANPNSRIGIQYEPGSSLGVWYQSYRLARGALPAFYQGHRNTTVLALAMAGEVQLGTAVVSGMQDAQRTGAVPLVFRADVPVRVEIGNFKLWKVTSRVRCDLVVDRLMDVSSPIKIKASNCKFSLKL; encoded by the coding sequence ATGGCGGATCACCAGCGGATCCACCCTGTGGACCTGGAAGCCGGCAATCGGCCGACGGCGCCGCTGGTGCCCGGAGGCTCGTTCCGGTCGGACAAGGGCGACCCGGCGCGGAGCGcgaaccaccaccaccaacaacgacGACAGCAACAAGGCTACGTCCCCGGCGGCCCCctgcctccgccgccgcgccgcgtcgcgccaccggcgccgccgctgccgcctccgCGGAAGCGGCGCGGCCGGGGCTGCTGCTGTCGGTTCCTCTGCTGCGTGGTGATCACCGCGGTCGTGGTGGCGGTgctcgccgcggcggcggcgggcgcgctcTACCTGGCGCTGGACCCCAAGGCGCCGCGCTACTCGGTGGACCGCCTCTCCGTGTCGGCGTTCCAGGTGGACCCGTCGACgctggcggcgcgggcgcggttcGATGTGACGGTGACGGCGGCGAACCCGAACTCGCGCATCGGCATCCAGTACGAGCCCGGGTCCAGCCTGGGCGTGTGGTACCAGTCGTACCGCCTGGCGCGGGGCGCGCTGCCGGCCTTCTACCAGGGCCACCGCAACACCACGGTGCTGGCGCTGGCCATGGCCGGGGAGGTGCAGCTCGGCACCGCCGTCGTGTCCGGGATGCAGGACGCGCAGCGGACGGGCGCCGTGCCGCTCGTGTTCCGCGCCGACGTGCCCGTGCGCGTCGAGATTGGTAATTTCAAGCTGTGGAAGGTCACGTCCAGGGTGCGCTGCGACCTCGTCGTGGACAGGCTCATGGACGTCAGTAGTCCCATCAAGATCAAGGCCAGCAACTGCAAGTTTAGCTTGAAGCTGTGA